One Rosa chinensis cultivar Old Blush chromosome 5, RchiOBHm-V2, whole genome shotgun sequence genomic region harbors:
- the LOC112201579 gene encoding 60S ribosomal protein L18a-like protein — protein sequence MGGGEDDKKRGISTSGHPPPSAPEYGTFQGVANYPPPPPPGGFPQPVPPPGATDPPPPYYPQGYQTVPGYAVAEGRPVRQRRLPCCGLGLGWCLFIIGFFLAAIPWYVGVIILVCSRNRMDYREKPGYIACSVAAILATIAIVLGATKGSDDW from the exons ATGGGCGGTGGCGAAGACGACAAGAAGAGAGGTATATCCACCAGTGGTCATCCTCCTCCTTCGGCTCCCGAGTATGGAACCTTCCAAGGCGTTGCCAACTATCCTCCTCCACCGCCGCCCGGCGGCTTCCCTCAGCCAGTTCCTCCTCCGGGAGCCACCGACCCACCACCTCCGTACTACCCTCAGGGCTATCAGACCGTTCCCG GTTATGCAGTTGCTGAGGGAAGACCTGTAAGACAGCGGCGCCTGCCTTGTTGTGGTTTGGGTCTCGGCTGGTGCCT GTTTATCATTGGTTTCTTCCTTGCTGCTATTCCATGGTATGTTGGGGTGATTATTCTAGTTTGTTCCAGGAATAGGATGGACTACCGAGAGAAACCAGGATATATCGCTTGCTCAGTTGCC GCTATTCTTGCTACAATTGCTATTGTCCTTGGTGCCACAAAGGGAAGTGATGACTGGTAG
- the LOC112167025 gene encoding chlorophyll a-b binding protein CP26, chloroplastic gives MASLATSPVGMSELLGTPLSKSNFSGAARSAPTATTPATFKTVALFGKKKAAPPKAKVAAAPESDELSKWYGPERRIYLPSGLLDRSEIPEYLTGEVPGDYGYDPFGLSKKPENFSKYQAYELIHARWAMLGAAGFIIPEAFNKFGANCGPEAVWFKTGALLLDGNTLNYFGKSIPINLAVAVIAEVVLLGGAEYYRLTNGLDLEDKLHPGGPFDPLGLAKDPDQAALLKVKEIKNGRLAMFSMLGFFIQAYVTGEGPVENLSKHLSDPFGNNLLTVISGNVERAPTL, from the exons ATGGCTTCTCTTGCAACATCGCCGGTTGGTATGTCGGAGTTGCTCGGAACTCCCTTGAGCAAGAGCAACTTCAGCGGCGCAGCCCGGTCAGCTCCCACAGCCACCACCCCAGCCACCTTCAAGACCGTCGCTCTTTTCGGAAAGAAGAAGGCTGCACCTCCCAAGGCCAAGGTAGCCGCTGCTCCCGAGAGCGATGAGCTCTCAAAGTGGTATG GTCCTGAAAGAAGAATTTACTTGCCTTCGGGGCTCTTGGACCGATCGGAGATCCCAGAGTACTTGACCGGAGAAGTTCCCGGAGA TTATGGTTATGATCCTTTTGGTCTAAGCAAGAAGCCAGAAAACTTCAGCAA ATACCAAGCATATGAGTTGATCCATGCTCGTTGGGCTATGCTTGGTGCAGCTGGGTTCATCATCCCAGAGGCCTTCAACAAATTTGGTGCTAACTGCGGGCCTGAAGCCGTTTGGTTCAAG ACTGGAGCTCTACTCCTTGATGGGAACACATTGAACTACTTTGGCAAGAGCATACCTATTAACCTGGCTGTTGCTGTTATTGCTGAGGTCGTTCTTCTTGGAGGAGCAGAATACTACAGACTCACAAATGGTTTG GATTTGGAGGACAAGCTTCACCCAGGTGGTCCATTTGACCCATTGGGGCTCGCAAAGGATCCCGACCAGGCTGCACTTTTAAAGGTGAAGGAGATTAAGAACGGTAGACTGGCCATGTTTTCCATGCTCGGTTTCTTCATCCAAGCTTATGTGACCGGAGAAGGTCCTGTTGAAAACCTATCTAAGCATCTCAGTGATCCTTTTGGCAACAACTTGCTTACTGTGATCTCTGGAAATGTTGAAAGAGCCCCAACCCTGTGA